A genomic segment from Gossypium hirsutum isolate 1008001.06 chromosome D04, Gossypium_hirsutum_v2.1, whole genome shotgun sequence encodes:
- the LOC107931535 gene encoding zinc finger CCCH domain-containing protein 16 isoform X3, protein MHLDLAHKLSHTNKSQTHLVLVSRTMLSQKGPMILEINRASSRIHGPDLLQAVVPLHCGSLTISLRQQTIDAMILSPANVLLLKILSTRDPCGSLHATAIGKIPLAILSVMSAMKNCGQQLMMMQNIERERNLLNSKLVEFENFLRNPYRGPAGSAAAQQIPFPGATTIVLSPTTQNTVAPQSNVPPSVSSFSQLGASLNTGFSPGPSVFSANNVPSANAFSFGNQQPNQSVAASFPTNMANFSNSSAINPAINQFSAAAVSTQNFSSSSIQSPAFLNVSLSNSEAVGREATNVQLGNNLPTTVASGDSNIWLKEKWTPGEIPEEAPPDAYV, encoded by the exons ATGCATTTGGATTTGGCACACAAGCTATCTCACACCAACAAAAGCCAAACCCATTTGGTTTTGGTGTCCAGAACAATGCTCAGTCAAAAGGGGCCAATGATTTTGGAAATAAACAGAGCCAGTTCAAG AATACATGGACCCGATCTTCTGCAAGCAGTGGTGCCCCTTCATTGCGGCAGCCTGACAATCAGCCTCAGGCAACAAACCATAG ATGCAATGATCCTGAGTCCTGCAAACGTATTATTGCTGAAGATTTTGAGCACGAGAGACCCTTGTGGAAGCTTACATGCTACAGCCATTGGAAAAA ttccCCTTGCGATATTGTCGGTGATGTCAGCTATGAAGAATTGCGGGCAGCAGCTTATGATGATGCAAAAC ATTGAGCGAGAGAGGAATTTACTGAATTCAAAGTTAGTTGAGTTTGAAAACTTTCTTCGTAATCCCTATAGGGGACCTGCTGGCTCTGCGGCGGCACAACAAATTCCATTTCCGGGAGCCACTACAATTGTCCTTTCTCCCACTACTCAAAATACTGTCGCTCCTCAAAGCAATGTCCCTCCGTCAGTCTCCAGTTTTAGTCAGCTGGGAGCTTCACTTAATACAGGATTCTCACCGGG GCCTTCTGTATTTTCAGCAAACAATGTTCCATCGGCCAATGCCT TTTCATTTGGTAACCAGCAACCTAACCAGTCAGTAGCAGCTTCCTTCCCCACAAATATGGCCAACTTCAGCAACAGTAGTGCCATTAATCCTGCTATTAACCAATTTTCTGCCGCAGCAGTATCAACGCAAAACTTCAGCTCATCCAGCATACAGTCTCCTGCTTTCTTGAATGTCTCGCTCTCAAATTCTGAAGCGGTTGGACGAGAAGCTACAAATGTTCAGTTAGG AAATAACTTGCCAACGACGGTTGCTTCTGGGGATTCAAATATTTGGTTAAAAGAGAAATGGACTCCTGGAGAG ATTCCTGAAGAAGCTCCTCCAGATGCTTATGTTTAG
- the LOC107931535 gene encoding zinc finger CCCH domain-containing protein 16 isoform X2, with protein MHNKKEACRNFQRGSCQYGERCKFLHVIQQQPKSNAFGFGTQAISHQQKPNPFGFGVQNNAQSKGANDFGNKQSQFKNTWTRSSASSGAPSLRQPDNQPQATNHRCNDPESCKRIIAEDFEHERPLWKLTCYSHWKNSPCDIVGDVSYEELRAAAYDDAKRDLLALRRHNKFHFREPLQLSFLPLLKILSLLKAMSLRQSPVLVSWELHLIQDSHRGLLYFQQTMFHRPMPQPNQSVAASFPTNMANFSNSSAINPAINQFSAAAVSTQNFSSSSIQSPAFLNVSLSNSEAVGREATNVQLGNNLPTTVASGDSNIWLKEKWTPGEIPEEAPPDAYV; from the exons ATGCATAATAAGAAAGAAGCTTGCAGAAACTTTCAGCGCGGCAG CTGTCAGTATGGTGAAAGGTGCAAATTTCTTCATGTGATTCAGCAACAGCCAAAGTCTAATGCATTTGGATTTGGCACACAAGCTATCTCACACCAACAAAAGCCAAACCCATTTGGTTTTGGTGTCCAGAACAATGCTCAGTCAAAAGGGGCCAATGATTTTGGAAATAAACAGAGCCAGTTCAAG AATACATGGACCCGATCTTCTGCAAGCAGTGGTGCCCCTTCATTGCGGCAGCCTGACAATCAGCCTCAGGCAACAAACCATAG ATGCAATGATCCTGAGTCCTGCAAACGTATTATTGCTGAAGATTTTGAGCACGAGAGACCCTTGTGGAAGCTTACATGCTACAGCCATTGGAAAAA ttccCCTTGCGATATTGTCGGTGATGTCAGCTATGAAGAATTGCGGGCAGCAGCTTATGATGATGCAAAAC GGGACCTGCTGGCTCTGCGGCGGCACAACAAATTCCATTTCCGGGAGCCACTACAATTGTCCTTTCTCCCACTACTCAAAATACTGTCGCTCCTCAAAGCAATGTCCCTCCGTCAGTCTCCAGTTTTAGTCAGCTGGGAGCTTCACTTAATACAGGATTCTCACCGGG GCCTTCTGTATTTTCAGCAAACAATGTTCCATCGGCCAATGCCT CAACCTAACCAGTCAGTAGCAGCTTCCTTCCCCACAAATATGGCCAACTTCAGCAACAGTAGTGCCATTAATCCTGCTATTAACCAATTTTCTGCCGCAGCAGTATCAACGCAAAACTTCAGCTCATCCAGCATACAGTCTCCTGCTTTCTTGAATGTCTCGCTCTCAAATTCTGAAGCGGTTGGACGAGAAGCTACAAATGTTCAGTTAGG AAATAACTTGCCAACGACGGTTGCTTCTGGGGATTCAAATATTTGGTTAAAAGAGAAATGGACTCCTGGAGAG ATTCCTGAAGAAGCTCCTCCAGATGCTTATGTTTAG
- the LOC107931538 gene encoding probable serine/threonine-protein kinase PBL17 — translation MQDSPETKIPCILPLAAKDVKDLRQNPGYSNVDIFTYEEMRLATNQFRPDYILGEGGFGAVYKGVIDETVRPGYTSTAVAIKELNPDGFQGDREWLTEVNYLGQLSHSNLVKLIGYCCEDEHRLLVYEYMASGSLEKHLFRRVGCSLTWSKRMKIALDAAKGLAFLHGAERPIIYRDFKTSNILLDADFNAKLADFGLAKDGPTGDQTHVSTRVMGTYGYAAPEYVMTGHLTARSDVYGYGVVLLEMLLGRRAMDKCRPSREHNLVEWARPLLNHNKKVLRILDPKMDGQYSAKTARKVANLAYQCLSQNPKGRPLMNEVVELLETLETNDDSQEEACTSVKKRNSGRTGSHREGSADRSRSTNVRSRSEPPKECELYDPTSFETEEKSESDRG, via the exons ATGCAGGACTCACCTGAAACCAAAATCCCATGCATCCTTCCTTTGGCAGCCAAGGATGTCAAAGATCTGCGGCAGAATCCTGGATATAGCAATGTTGATATATTCACATATGAGGAGATGAGGCTGGCTACAAATCAATTCAGGCCAGACTATATTCTTGGTGAGGGTGGCTTTGGGGCTGTTTACAAAGGAGTAATAGATGAGACTGTGAGGCCCGGTTATACATCTACAGCAGTCGCAATTAAGGAGCTTAATCCTGATGGGTTCCAAGGTGACAGAGAATGGCTG ACTGAAGTCAACTATCTAGGGCAACTCAGCCATTCAAATCTTGTGAAGCTCATTGGATACTGTTGTGAGGATGAGCATCGACTGCTTGTCTATGAATACATGGCAAGTGGAAGCCTTGAAAAGCACCTTTTCCGCA GGGTTGGTTGCAGTTTGACTTGGTCAAAAAGGATGAAGATTGCTTTAGATGCAGCAAAAGGGCTTGCTTTTCTTCATGGTGCCGAAAGACCTATCATATATCGTGACTTCAAGACATCAAACATCTTATTGGATGCG GACTTCAATGCAAAGCTCGCAGACTTTGGACTTGCAAAGGATGGACCAACTGGAGACCAGACCCACGTGTCAACACGAGTGATGGGCACATACGGATATGCTGCTCCTGAATATGTTATGACTG GCCATTTAACGGCAAGAAGTGATGTTTATGGATATGGAGTAGTGTTACTAGAGATGCTCCTTGGAAGAAGAGCAATGGACAAATGCAGGCCTAGCCGAGAGCATAACCTGGTTGAGTGGGCTCGTCCGCTCTTGAACCATAATAAGAAGGTTCTGAGGATCTTAGACCCTAAAATGGATGGTCAGTACTCAGCTAAAACTGCAAGAAAGGTAGCCAATTTAGCCTATCAATGCCTTAGCCAAAACCCAAAAGGGAGACCTCTCATGAATGAAGTGGTTGAATTACTTGAAACACTTGAGACAAATGATGATAGTCAGGAAGAGGCTTGCACTTCTGTGAAGAAGAGGAACTCTGGCAGAACTGGAAGTCACAGAGAAGGGAGTGCAGACAGAAGCAGATCAACAAATGTAAGAAGCAGGAGTGAACCTCCCAAAGAGTGTGAACTTTATGATCCTACAAGTTTTGAAACGGAAGAGAAGTCTGAATCCGACAGAGGTTGA
- the LOC107931535 gene encoding zinc finger CCCH domain-containing protein 16 isoform X1: MHNKKEACRNFQRGSCQYGERCKFLHVIQQQPKSNAFGFGTQAISHQQKPNPFGFGVQNNAQSKGANDFGNKQSQFKNTWTRSSASSGAPSLRQPDNQPQATNHRCNDPESCKRIIAEDFEHERPLWKLTCYSHWKNSPCDIVGDVSYEELRAAAYDDAKRGLSLQSIIERERNLLNSKLVEFENFLRNPYRGPAGSAAAQQIPFPGATTIVLSPTTQNTVAPQSNVPPSVSSFSQLGASLNTGFSPGPSVFSANNVPSANAFSFGNQQPNQSVAASFPTNMANFSNSSAINPAINQFSAAAVSTQNFSSSSIQSPAFLNVSLSNSEAVGREATNVQLGNNLPTTVASGDSNIWLKEKWTPGEIPEEAPPDAYV; encoded by the exons ATGCATAATAAGAAAGAAGCTTGCAGAAACTTTCAGCGCGGCAG CTGTCAGTATGGTGAAAGGTGCAAATTTCTTCATGTGATTCAGCAACAGCCAAAGTCTAATGCATTTGGATTTGGCACACAAGCTATCTCACACCAACAAAAGCCAAACCCATTTGGTTTTGGTGTCCAGAACAATGCTCAGTCAAAAGGGGCCAATGATTTTGGAAATAAACAGAGCCAGTTCAAG AATACATGGACCCGATCTTCTGCAAGCAGTGGTGCCCCTTCATTGCGGCAGCCTGACAATCAGCCTCAGGCAACAAACCATAG ATGCAATGATCCTGAGTCCTGCAAACGTATTATTGCTGAAGATTTTGAGCACGAGAGACCCTTGTGGAAGCTTACATGCTACAGCCATTGGAAAAA ttccCCTTGCGATATTGTCGGTGATGTCAGCTATGAAGAATTGCGGGCAGCAGCTTATGATGATGCAAAACGTGGGTTAAGCTTGCAATCTATT ATTGAGCGAGAGAGGAATTTACTGAATTCAAAGTTAGTTGAGTTTGAAAACTTTCTTCGTAATCCCTATAGGGGACCTGCTGGCTCTGCGGCGGCACAACAAATTCCATTTCCGGGAGCCACTACAATTGTCCTTTCTCCCACTACTCAAAATACTGTCGCTCCTCAAAGCAATGTCCCTCCGTCAGTCTCCAGTTTTAGTCAGCTGGGAGCTTCACTTAATACAGGATTCTCACCGGG GCCTTCTGTATTTTCAGCAAACAATGTTCCATCGGCCAATGCCT TTTCATTTGGTAACCAGCAACCTAACCAGTCAGTAGCAGCTTCCTTCCCCACAAATATGGCCAACTTCAGCAACAGTAGTGCCATTAATCCTGCTATTAACCAATTTTCTGCCGCAGCAGTATCAACGCAAAACTTCAGCTCATCCAGCATACAGTCTCCTGCTTTCTTGAATGTCTCGCTCTCAAATTCTGAAGCGGTTGGACGAGAAGCTACAAATGTTCAGTTAGG AAATAACTTGCCAACGACGGTTGCTTCTGGGGATTCAAATATTTGGTTAAAAGAGAAATGGACTCCTGGAGAG ATTCCTGAAGAAGCTCCTCCAGATGCTTATGTTTAG